A portion of the Oncorhynchus gorbuscha isolate QuinsamMale2020 ecotype Even-year linkage group LG19, OgorEven_v1.0, whole genome shotgun sequence genome contains these proteins:
- the LOC124004846 gene encoding fukutin-related protein-like: MRVSFCQGLLTGAIALNLLILYYVSQAQQQMMEKRRDPGRGSRKAALPASGLEGGMGGLIGVGAGMVGVGGVGGEGNSHGPRVTVLLREFENFENYVGDVARSFLHQRPELPFLAVSDTPPYPPLSLPEGARLLVLSPSPEQPPQAHRPEFHVQTEFVLLVPDGVELEQGRAVERLIRELEGEGGGPVRLVASPVLARSTVQCLHLRVSLREWTATYSTLASGTSGSVCTALQGDVVVLIRSEDLFNLSVPLGRPLLPSLFIQTSLHGWKVKLLESPCFSPSHRPLFSSAHNQWKADSHLKETTSQLMRNFGLKRLLLADGKEQWHGCGKETERCFGTVRDDTPEYLYLERWTPPCCLRALRETTKYVINILESSGVRYWLEGGSLLGAARHQDIIPWDYDVDLGIYLEDVPNCDYLKNLDSGSLVDANGYVWERAVEGDFYRVQYSEANHLHVDLWPFYPRNGVMTKDTWMEHTQDVEFPEHFLQPLVPMPFAGVTAYGPNNHRAFLELKFGEGVIENPQYPNPAKKRLDRSRL, translated from the coding sequence ATGCGAGTGAGTTTCTGCCAGGGCCTTCTGACTGGAGCCATCGCTCTGAACCTGCTCATCCTCTACTATGTGTCCCAAGCCCAGCAGCAGATGATGGAGAAACGCCGGGACCCAGGAAGGGGCTCCAGGAAGGCTGCCTTACCTGCTTCCGGGCTGGAGGGCGGCATGGGGGGCCTGATAGGGGTTGGTGCGGGGATGGTTGGCGTTGGAGGTGTCgggggagaggggaacagccaCGGCCCTCGTGTGACTGTCCTCCTACGCGAGTTTGAGAATTTTGAGAACTACGTCGGTGATGTGGCACGCTCCTTCCTGCACCAGAGACCTGAGCTGCCCTTCCTGGCTGTGTCTGACACCCCGCCctacccccctctgtctctccccgagGGGGCCCGTCTCCTGGTGCTCTCCCCCAGCCCTGAGCAGCCTCCGCAGGCCCACCGGCCAGAGTTCCACGTTCAGACAGAGTTTGTGCTGCTGGTGCCTGACGGGGTGGAGCTGGAGCAGGGCCGGGCTGTGGAGAGGCTGATCCGGGAgctggagggggagggtggggggcCCGTGAGGCTGGTGGCTTCCCCAGTGTTGGCACGCTCGACCGTTCAGTGCCTGCACCTGCGGGTCAGCCTTAGAGAGTGGACGGCCACCTATTCCACATTGGCGTCTGGGACCAGTGGTAGCGTGTGTACAGCCCTTCAGGGGGACGTGGTGGTCCTCATCCGCTCTGAGGACCTCTTCAACCTGTCTGTCCCACTGGGGAGGCCCCTGCTGCCCTCGCTCTTCATCCAGACCTCCCTGCATGGCTGGAAGGTCAAGCTCCTGGAGAGCCCCTGCTTCTCCCCCAGCCACCGGCCTCTCTTCAGCTCAGCCCACAACCAGTGGAAGGCAGACAGCCATCTGAAGGAGACCACTAGCCAGCTGATGAGGAACTTTGGGCTGAAGCGTCTCCTACTGGCTGATGGGAAGGAGCAGTGGCACGGCTGTGGGAAGGAGACGGAGCGTTGCTTCGGTACGGTCCGGGACGACACCCCTGAGTACCTGTACCTGGAGCGCTGGACACCTCCCTGCTGCCTGCGTGCCCTCCGCGAGACCACCAAGTATGTGATCAACATCCTGGAGAGCTCCGGGGTGCGCTACTGGCTGGAAGGAGGCTCCCTGCTGGGGGCGGCCCGCCACCAGGACATCATCCCCTGGGACTATGATGTGGACCTGGGCATCTACCTGGAGGACGTGCCCAACTGTGACTACCTGAAGAACCTGGACTCTGGTTCTCTGGTGGATGCTAACGGCTATGTGTGGGAGCGGGCAGTGGAGGGGGACTTCTACCGGGTGCAATACAGCGAGGCCAACCACCTCCACGTGGACCTGTGGCCCTTCTACCCGCGGAACGGCGTCATGACCAAAGACACGTGGATGGAGCACACGCAGGATGTGGAGTTCCCCGAGCACTTCCTGCAGCCGCTGGTGCCGATGCCGTTCGCCGGCGTCACCGCCTACGGCCCGAACAACCACCGCGCCTTCCTGGAGCTCAAGTTTGGGGAGGGGGTCATCGAGAACCCACAGTACCCCAACCCTGCCAAGAAGAGGCTGGATAGGAGCCGGCTGTGA